In Mytilus edulis chromosome 4, xbMytEdul2.2, whole genome shotgun sequence, the following proteins share a genomic window:
- the LOC139521787 gene encoding M-phase inducer phosphatase-like, producing the protein MSKSSISKKPPRLRLPLKNLSNNLSFLNALNIAPSKMNSPVTSLAMNLSELHTGRGGTPRRKLSLSSIDTPPTQCQPTPDRLDSSESGCFMDSPTPLDSPTLEMSLQRFASSIKPEIPAEAFTKKKTIAFRRIQSLPPPMMRLSPVDFQDKENTVTAADDNDSPMSPDSGLPDIQQPIFYIEENSSQDSGFSLDSRDFEFAAPVGVPKRSKLKIISEDTCSPLKYSPVKSSPSRARPKSFSGLKFSNSKATFQSDSPLKMCPLASFDEEDVDDGFLDLIDHEDNSESSGVPDTMAKLFSAPVLSQTPECEDYIPKVSDSFGKLFSAPVASQTQVTDEETPKLRRSRSLFNRSQSFDVRGRNKRFPASDDSTPHQQSKRRKSFAVDEDEVKETKSMPLPRLHRCHSETDAMIKMALNKIYDEPDLIADCSKPYSLPVIPGKKQDLKSISSETVRQLLDNEYSHVVEKFIIIDCRYPYEYQGGHIRGAKNIYTRESITEEFLRNPTQPEDPEKRNILIFHCEFSSERGPNLSRFLRQQDRHANKECYPALHYPEVYLLEGGYKVFYEQFSEYCDPISYKPMLHKDHQEDLRHFRIKSKSWAGEKTNRPGFRPLKF; encoded by the exons GGGAGGAACACCAAGAAGAAAGTTATCTTTATCCAGCATCGATACACCACCCACACAATGCCAACCAACACCTGATAGACTGGATTCTTCAGAATCAG GATGTTTCATGGACTCCCCTACCCCATTGGATTCACCAACATTAGAAATGAG CCTTCAGAGGTTTGCATCATCTATCAAGCCAGAGATACCAGCAGAAGCATTCACCAA AAAGAAGACCATTGCTTTCAGAAGAATACAGTCATTACCA CCACCCATGATGAGACTGAGTCCAGTAGACTTTCAGGACAAAGAGAATACAGTCACCGCAGCAGACGACAATGACAGTCCAATGTCACCTGACTCTGGTCTACCAGACATCCAACAACCAATATTCTACATTGAAGAAAACAGTTCACAAGACAGTGGTTTTAGTCTTGATAGCAGG GATTTTGAATTTGCTGCACCCGTTGGTGTACCAAAACGTAGCAAGTTAAAGATCATCAGTGAAGATACATGTTCTCCCTTGAAGTACTCTCCAGTCAAAAGTTCTCCGTCCAGGGCTAGACCAAAGTCATTCTCAGGATTG aaaTTCTCCAATAGTAAAGCCACATTCCAGTCAGACAGTCCACTAAAGATGTGTCCATTGGCTAGTTTTGATGAAGAAGATGTTGATGATGGCTTTCTAGATTTGATAGACCATGAAGACAATTCTGAG TCATCAGGAGTACCGGACACAATGGCCAAGTTATTTAGTGCACCAGTTCTTAGCCAAACCCCAGAATGTGAAGATTACATCCCAAAG gTATCAGACAGTTTTGGAAAGTTGTTTAGCGCACCGGTAGCCAGTCAGACACAAGTTACTGATGAGGAAACACCAAAG CTGCGAAGAAGCAGATCACTGTTCAACAGGTCTCAATCATTTGATGTCAGAGGTCGTAACAAGCGTTTCCCTGCAAGTGATGATTCCACACCTCACCAGCAGAGTAAAAGACGTAAATCCTTTGCTGTTGATGAAGACGAGGTTAAAGAAACAAAA agtATGCCATTACCAAGGTTACACAGATGTCATTCCGAGACAGACGCCATGATCAAGATGGCTCTCAACAAGATATATGATGAACCCGATCTGATTGCTGATTGTTCTAAACCTTATTCATTACCCGTCATTCCAGGCAAAAAACAAGATCTCAAGTCCATATCATCAGAAACA gtACGTCAGCTATTAGACAATGAATATTCCCATGTCGTAGAAAAGTTCATCATCATAGACTGTCGTTATCCATATGAATACCAAGGAGGTCACATAAGG GGTGCCAAGAATATTTACACCAGAGAATCTATAACAGAAGAGTTCTTAAGGAATCCTACACAACCAGAAGAtccagaaaaaagaaatattctcATCTTCCACtgtgaattttcttcagaaagaGGACCTAATCT GTCAAGATTTTTACGTCAACAAGACAGACATGCCAACAAGGAATGTTACCCTGCATTACATTATCCAGAGGTGTATTTATTGGAAGGAGGCTACAAGGTGTTCTATGAACAATTTTCG GAATACTGTGATCCCATTAGTTACAAACCCATGCTTCATAAAGACCATCAAGAGGATCTCCGACACTTCAGAATCAAGTCCAAGTCATGGGCAGGAGAGAAGACCAACCGTCCGGGTTTCAGACCATTGAAGTTTTGA